TACGCTGGCAGGCGGCTTTTTCGCCATATCTGGTGTTTCAGGCTAAATACCCAATCGGCATTTCCATTTTGCTTCAGATAACTGTTTACTCTAGATACCTGCTTGCTCCAGATACCTGTTTGCTGCTGATATCGTTTACTCCTGATACCCGTGGGCTTCTTTTAGAATCATATCCTTCACCTTCATAAGCCGGGTAATATTGCCCCGTTCATTCTCTTCCAGCTTCATGGAGATATAGCGAATCTTCTCCGTCATATTGGGAATCATCACATATTCCAGAGCACTGACACGTCGGCGGGTCTTTTCAATTTCCTCTGCCAGCAGCTGCGTAGTCTTTTCTACCTCAGCCAGCTTCAGCATATCCTGAAACACATGGGAAAGTGCTGCTACTGCAGTATCCAATTCCCCGGAGGTCATGGCAAAGCCATAGGGATAGATTTCCCCAGGATCATCACTTCGTGTTTTGAACTCATAGATCGGAACGTTAACGCTCATAATGTTGCAGTACGAAACGTCCAGTGTAACCGACTGCTTCGGGTACAGCAGCGCCTGCTCCATCATATTGGGTGACATGAGGGCCGAAGCCACTGTGAATGAAGCGTGGGCTGTCATCAGAGATTCTTCCACTCTCGTTCTCAGTTCCTTATTCAAACGGACGATATCAAGGAATTGCTTCATCAGCTCATCCCGCTTATCTTTTAGAAGTTTGTGCCCTCTGCGAGCCGTTTTCAGCCGGTTTTTTAAGCGGGTAAGCTCCATTCGCGTCATATTGGTCGTTGTTGATGAGGTAGCCATTTGTTATCGCCCCCCTGTCAATCTTTCTTCTTCGGCAAATACTTTTCAATAAGATCCGTATTGATACGTTTCAGTTCTGAGGTAGGCAGCATGGATAGAAGCTCCCATCCCAGATCCAGTGTTTCTTCTATGGATCGATTCTCATCACTGCCTTGGGCAACATAACGCCTTTCAAATTCATCCGCAAATTTGGCAAAGAGCAGGTCGGTTTCACACAGGGCTGCCTCTCCCAAAATCGTCATCAGCTCCTTCATTTCTTTTCCCGTGGCGTAGGCGGCGAAAAGCTGATTCATGGTGCCGGAATGGTCCTCTCTAGTCTTCCCTTTCCCGATCCCTTTGTCCTTCAGTCGAGAGAGAGATGGGAGCACATCCACCGGCGGACGAATCCCTTTTCGGAACAGTTCACGTGAGAGAATAATCTGCCCCTCAGTAATATATCCGGTAAGATCAGGAATCGGATGGGTCTTGTCATCCTCGGGCATGGTCAGAATCGGGATCATTGTAATGGAACCTTCATAGCCCAGCCTTCTTCCTGCTCGCTCATACATGGTCGCAAGGTCCGTATACAGGTACCCCGGATATCCTCGACGACCCGGGACCTCCTTACGAGCGGCGGAAACCTCACGAAGAGCTTCCGCATAATTGGTAATGTCAGTGAGGATGACGAGAACGTGCATCCCCTTATCAAACGCCAGATATTCTGCGGCGGTAAGCGCCATACGTGGTGTTGAAATACGCTCTACCGCAGGGTCGTTTGCCAGGTTTGTAAACAGTACAGTCCTGTCAAGAGCACCTGTGCGGCGGAATTCCTGAACGAAGAAATTTGCCTCTTCAAAGGTAATCCCTATGGCGGCGAAAACAACAGCAAAATTTGATGATGTCCCAAGAACCTTCGCCTGTCTTGCAATTTGTGCTGCCAGATCTGCATGGGGCAGCCCCGAACCGGAAAAGATCGGAAGCTTCTGTCCACGTACCAGAGTATTCAGGCCATCAATGGTGGAAATACCCGTCTGAATAAACTCAGAGGGATAATCCCTCGCTGCCGGATTCATCGGAAGCCCGTTGATGTCACGGTACTCATCCGCAAGAATCTCCGGGCCGCCATCGATGGGCACCCCCATTCCGCTGAATACCCTTCCCAGCATATCGCCTGATACACCAAGCTCTAAGCTGTGTCCGAGAAAGCGAACCTTGGACTGAGCAAGGTTGATTCCTGCCGAGCTTTCAAACAGCTGAACAACAGCCTTATCTTCATGAACCTCCAGCACCTTGCAGCGGCGAAGCTGTCCGTCTGGCAGTTCGATTTCCCCCAGCTCGTCATAGGTAACATCCTGCACCTTGCGCACCACCATCAGAGGACCGGAAATCTCATGGATTGTACGATATTCTTTAATCATTTTCCTTTCCTCCTTTTGCTGCGATCCTATCGATCTCTTGCTGCATCAATTCTTCGATTTCCCGGTATACGCGTACATAATCCCCCTCCGGAACACCCTTTGCCCTGCCGATTTTTTCACGGGCCGAAATAGCAAACAATTCCTGAAGATCAACGCATTGATCTAGTACAGCCCTTGCCAGGCTATCATACTGCAGAATCAAATGCATCAGCTTTGCCTGACGATCATAGGAGGAATAGCTATCTATGTCAACAAATGCATTCTGCTGGAGAAAGTCCTCTCGGATCATTTTTGCAGTTTCCAGTGTCAGCTGATCCTCATAGGAGAGAGAATCCTTGCCCACTAGTTGAACGATTTCATTGAGGGTCGCTTCTTCCTGCAGAATACGCAGCGCCTTTTCCCTGTTTAAGAAGTAGTCTTTCCCCAAATTTTCATCATACCATGGTTTCAGGGTATCCAAGTACAGAGAATAGGATGTCAGCCAATTTACTGCTGGGAAATGCCTTCTGTAGGCAAGACTGGCATCCAGTCCCCAGAAAACCTTGACGATTCGCATGGTACCCTGGGAAACAGGCTCTGAAATATCCCCACCAGGCGGAGATACAGCACCGATGGCGGTGAGGGAACCCTTTCGTCCCTCTCTGCCCATACAGGCAACGGTACCTGCTCTCTCATAAAATTGTGCGAGGCGTGAACTCAGGTAAGCGGGATATCCCTCTTCCCCGGGCATTTCTTCCAGTCGCCCGGACATCTCACGAAGGGCTTCCGCCCAGCGTGAGGTTGAATCTGCAATAACTGCTACCGCATATCCCATATCACGGAAATATTCCGCAATGGTGATTCCCGTATAGATGGAAGCCTCACGGGCAGCAACCGGCATATCGGAAGTATTTGCAATCATTACCGTTCGCTTCATCAATGACTCACCCGTTCTGGGATCCGTGAGTTCCGGAAATTCACGGAGTACGTCGGTCATCTCATTGCCGCGCTCTCCGCATCCGATATAGATTACTACGTCCACATCAGACCATTTCGCCAGCTGATGCTGTACCACGGTTTTTCCGGAACCGAAAGGCCCGGGAACCGCTGCTGTGCCCCCCTTGGCAATGGGAAAGAGGGTGTCGATGATCCGCTGTCCACTGGACAAAGGCTGCGTAGGCGGGAATTTTTCTTGATAAGGTCTGCCGATCCGAACCGGCCACTTTTGCATCATGGTCAACTCTTTTTCCGAACCATCAGCGGTTTTCAGCACCGCAACTGTATCGTTGACAGTAAAGAGCCCGCTTTTGATGGATATAAGCGTGCCGGAGATTCCTGGCGGGATCATAATCTTATGTAAAACGACAGGCCCTTCCTGTACGGTACCGATGACGTCTCCGCCGATCAATTGATCTCCCTCTTTGGCTGTGGCTGAAAATTCCCATTTGCTTTCCCTGCTCAGAGAGGGTACTTCAACACCTCGCGTGATCGTTGGTCCGGTGAGCTTCATAATTTCTTCTAAAGGACGTTGGATTCCGTCATATATGGTTCCGATCATTCCCGGCCCAAGTTCGACGGCAAGAGGCGCACCGGTGGTCTCCACCACGGCCCCCGGTCCCAACCCTGAGGTTTCTTCATATACCTGAATAAAAGCGCTGTCGCCGGTCATGTTCAGGATCTCACCGATGAGCCTCTGTTCTCCGACACGGACCACGTCCGCCATACTCGCATCGGCCAGTCCGGTTGCTACCACCAGAGGACCGGATACTTTAACAATTCTACCTTTGCTCATATTCCTGTTCCCTTCTTATATAACTGATTTGTCAATGCAAACAAAAGGGTTTGCGATATGTGCTGGAAGCCTATACTAAGTACTCAGGATATTCATCACTGAAACCATTTATGGCAACCAGACTAGTCTTTGAAAATGTCAACGCCCACCGCTCGTTCCACCGAACGCTTCAGGTTTTCCATACTGATGCCCAAACTCCCCTGTTTTCCAGGGATAAGAATGATTGCGGGCATGACCTCGTCCTTATATTGAGCAATATCCTGAGGAATTTGAGCAGCCAGCGTTTCAGTAATGTAAATCACTGCATACTTTTTCTTTGCCAAAGCGTGTATCTGCACTGCCGCCTGATCCTTCGTGTCTGCAAAAAATACCTCCAGACCCAATGCTTTAAAGCCAAGTACACTGTCACGATCGCCTAAAACTGCTACATTATACATAGATCTCACGCAACCTTTCACGAATGATATCCCGATTAAGTCCAGCCATGAGCCCAGTCATGATGATGCGCACTGCCGTATATTCCGTTTCTTTCGCCGCCAGATAAGAAATGACCGGCTGTTCCCCGAAAGGCACAAAACGAGCAGTGGACAGATATTGGCTGACCGCATCGTCACAGAGCTTCTCAAAGAGTGTCAGGGGACCGCCCTGAAGAGCGCGAACGCCGGAAGCAGCCGCCTCCTTTAAAAGAGACGTACTGTAAAAGTCTTCTATAGAAGCACCGGACACAACCGTTTCCACGATCCGGTTTCCATCCATATTCCCTCCTGCAAAAAGCTTGGTCCGCAGAAACTCAGCGCCCTTTCCCATTCTGACCGTTCGAACAACCGATCTCAGATTTGCTGCATCGATTAAGATTCTAACATAGCCGAAAAGGAAGATACTTTTTGCTTTTTCTGCCGCATCAAACAGATCTGCATAATAATATCGATCCAGGAGGGTATCTGCCATCTGGGGGTCTTTTGTGGCTGACAGCACTTCTCTTGCTTCTGTGATGGCATCCCGAAGGATAGAAGGCAAGCCAAAAAGTTCATTTTGCTGGACTCCTTTTTGAATCACACCAAGAGGCACCCGTCCGGAGCCGGAAAGCAGATCGGTTCCGTCAATACCTTGCACGATAGATTTCAGAAGTACTTTCACGTTATGATAATCATCTTTTATTCGAAATACGTCCAATATCTGAGGCTGATCGGGTATAAAAAAAGCAATTTCTCCAAAGGTCTTCTGACGCTCTGCCGCAAGGCTCTGTTCGAGACTTTCCATGGAGTTTGCAGAGAACTCGCCGTAACCGCATTCTTGAAGAATTCTTACAATTTCCTCGGTTCTTCCGGATTCCAGCATCATTTCCATACGCTCGCGATTCACCATGTTATTTTCGAGAGAACGTACCCGGGTTGTTAGAAACAGATATTCTGTCTCATCAAATTTCGTCATATAGCTTCCTCCTCCCTAAGCCTGGTTAGTCAAAGAGAATACCAGCAAGTTCACCTGCCATTTCGCTTCGCAGCTGGCGAATCAGACTCTCCAAGGTACAGTTGATCTCGATATCCTCATCTCTGAGTAAAAGTCCGCCTTTGATAGCTCTGAAATCCTCTGCCAAAGTAAGGTGTCCGCCGCCGGGAATCAATCCGTTGGCTTCCCGCACGACAGTCTCCCCTACTTTTAATCGGTCCTCATTTGATAATAGAACCTCCTCGTATCCGCTGCGGGATGCTTTCGCCGCAAGCCTTGCAAGCAGGAGTACATAATCCTTTTCCGGCAGTCCTTTGATACGGTCTAGAGCAGTATCAAAAGCCCGTTCAAGTAATTCCTGCTTGACGGAAAGTTCAAGTTTTCTCGTATCCAACATAGCGACTCCTTCGAGTCTTTCAATCCGTTCGGTCGCAGCTCCCTGCCCTCTGCTGAGGATTTCTCTGCTTTCCTTACGGGCAGCATCCGCATACCGGGCGGCAATCTCCTCCGCTTTTTCTCTCGCTTCACGGGTGATCTCCGCAAGCTCCTGTTCCGCATTTTGTATGATTCGTTCCGTGATCTTTTCAATTCCATTCATGGGTAATTTGCCATCCTTTCGATGGGATATTGACGCGGTATCTGCGCAAAACTGAAGTGGCGACTACAGGCTGTTGAGCATCAGGAATGATGCCAGCAAACAGAGAATGGCGTAAAACTCGACCATGATCGCCATTATAATCCCCTTCGACAGCTCCTCTGGGCGCTTGGAACATAACGCGGCACCTGCAGCAGCACATTTTCCTTGTGCGATCGCTGATAAAAGTCCTCCGATGGCCATAGGCATACAAGCTGCGAAGAACATGATTCCCCCTTGAATTTCAAGGGCGCGAAGACCTCCGCTGAAAAAGTCCAGCTTCATCAATGCAAAGAACCACGTTACCAAACCATAAAGACCTTGTGTTCCCGGCAGGATCTGAAGAATCAGTACCTGAGAAAACTTACCGGGATCTTCTGTCAACACTCCCGCACCCACTTCTCCTACACTTCCTACACCCTTTGCTGAACCTGCACAGCATAGGCCTACTGCCAGAGCTGCACCAAGCATTGCGATTGCTGTACCACCAAATCCGATTAATTCCATTGTTAAAAGCCTCCTCTTTCATCTCGTAAATATTTTAAAAATTATTCAGCATCAGGAACGTGGAAAGCAATGCCAGTATGGCATAAAACTCTACCATGATCGCCAGTATGATGCTTTTGGAAAGTTCATTGGGGCGCTTCGTCATAAGAGAAAGCCCTCCGGCTCCCAGCCTGCCCTGGACGATTCCGAAAATAAACCCTCCGATTGCTACAGGCATGCACGCTCCAAAGAACGCAACTCCTTCTCTTAGAGTAAACGAAACGAGATTTCCATCAAAAAAACCCAGCTTCATCAAAGCCAGAAACCAAACGACAAGCCCGTAAAGACCCTGCGTGCCCGGAAGGATCTGCAGGATGAGTACTCTGGAAAATTTGGACGGATCTACAGAAAGGACTCCGGCGCCGGCTCTTCCGACAGTGCCAACTCCTTTTGCAGAGCCTGAACAAGGCAATCCTACTGCAAGGGCAGCTCCGATAAAAGCTACAGCCGTTCCCATAAGCGCAAGTAAGTTCATCCCTTCACCTCCCCGTCTTCTGATACAATATCAACGTATTTCGTATGATACTTAAGTGGCTTAAACGGTCTGCCCCCGGATACGTAAAATTTGCTGAAGTACTCCAGATACTGCAGTCTGGCAGTATGTACATACGTTCCGATTACGTTAATTCCCATGTTAAAGGTATGACCGAATACAAAGATGACTAAAAAAGCAAAGATGTTGCCGGGCAGCGATCCCAGAATGTTAACCACGCTGGCAATAACCGTTGTTGCAAGCATAAGAGCCATCAAGCGGGTATAGGATAAGATATCTCCCAGCCAACTGGTGATGTTGTAGAGGCTTGCGATCCCGCCCAGCAGTTTTGCCGGAATTCCTTTCTTTGCTCTGCCCTGTGTAAGGATCAGTGCCGCAATACCTGTAAACAATACAAAAGGCGTACCTTTGATCACAAAAACGGCAATCCCCGCAAACAGAAGCCACCAGCTTCCCACGTCAAACAACGCATCCAAAGGATGGCCATCGCGGAAACACATATAGATATGGATACACATTCCGACAAATAACTGAACTGCACCCATTATGACTGATAGATAAAGAATCTTAAGAGGATCTGTAAGCGGGTCTAAAACTGGCACGTAAAGAACAAAGTCCTCAAAGCCAAGAAATTGCTCCGCTACTACGCTGACCGCATCTCCAAAGATCGATCCGCTTAAAAAACCCCAGACAGCGGCACTGGCGCCGCAGATGGTTGCAAGCTGTAAAATATTCCCCAAAACTCCTTTGGGTTTAAATTTACGGATTACAATTTGTGACAGGATGATAAGGATAATACCATATGCCACATCACCGAACATCATTCCGTAAAAAATAGTGAAAAACGGGAAGATCAGCGGATTGGGATCAATGCCTCCATAACCAGGCAAGCTGTACATTTCCGTGACCATATCCATCGATTGAATTAATTTCTTATTGCGCAGCTCCGTGGGAGGAATGTCCTCCTCTCCAGGCTCAAGAATTTCCATAGCGCATTCAAAATTATGTAATTCTGCTTCAAGCATATGTACATCCGGAGCTGGAACCCAGCCCTTGAGATATACCAATGTGCCGGTCGTTACCAGTCTGCTTCTTGCCTCTTCTATCGCAAGCTCTTGCACCATTTGATCTGAGCAAACCTGAAGATCACTTCGAAAACAGGAATAAGAAGTGATTTTCGCCTCTAGCTCTTCCTTTTTCCGGTCCAGCTCTGCGATTTCCGTATCAATCATTTTTATGTTTGATGCTGCACTTCCCTCAATGTCCTTCAACGCTGTGGGATTAAAAGAGAAGGTTCGAAGCGTTTCTGTTACGGCAGCCTCTTCTTCTTTGTGATATACAAGCAGCAAGTAGTGCTGCTCCTTGTCTGAGGATGCGTGGAAGCACGCAGCAGAAAGCCCGTTCTTTCCAATCGTCGCTTGTATTTCCTCCAGCGAAACCGCTGCTGGGCATACACCAAAAACAATCCGTGTCGACTCTGTCTCGCGAAGGCTTAGATCGACATCCAAACTGCTCCATGGCAGCAGCCCTATGCGCTGACTACCCAAACGATTTTTCTGAGAGCTGACTTGGCTGATCTGCCTGCTGCAGTCATTAATAACGGCAGCGCTTTCAAGGGTCGAAGTACGATAATCCGCATCACAAAAGGTATCCTCCCGAATTTCTTTTCTCAGGATAAAGAGACCTGATTTTTCCGGGGCATATTTCTTCAGTGTATCCAATGCAGTATTAACACCGGCAGCCTTGGATTTCGCATTGCTTACCGCTGCCCGTTCCCGCTTGACCAGAGATGACCACTCCGGATCTGCCAGTTCTGCATCCAGCTCAGTGATTTCAACACAGCCTGCTCGCTGCAGAAGCTTCATCATCTGCTCTTTGTCGCTGGCAAGGGACAACAAATGAAGTCGTTTCATTTTTACGATAGCCATTAGACACTTACGATCCTTTCTACGATCCTGGAAACGGCTTGATCCAGCCGCTGTTCCGCAGCTTGCCGAAGGCTTTCACATCTGATTTGTGCGTTGTTCATCAGTTCTGCAGCCTGTATTGCAGCCTTCTTCTCTGCATCGTTTAGCAAAGAGCGGACTTCCGTTTCCGCATCCATTTTCGCCTTCTCCAGATAAGCTTTTCCTCCTCGTTCCGCATCAATGATCAGCTTCTGGGCATTCGCCGCAGCTTCTTTCTTTCGCTGCTGATATTGCTGCTCTGTGTCTGTAATTTGTTTGATTGCTTCTAACGACATGTTCTCATCCTTTCAACACATTTGAGGAAACAAAATCCCCATCCTGAATATTCATTTTTCTGCAGATAGAGAGATTTTTATTGATAGAACATACGGTACAACAAAAATGATCCGGAAAACTGGAGGCATTATTGTATACTGTATATTTATCAATGATTATATGAATCCCTTGATGAAACAAAGTTGTTCAAAAAAGGAAACCTATCTTGAGGTTAGAATTTTAATACAGGCAGGCTTTTCTTAAACGTGCCCGATAAAGAATGTTAAGAGTTTGATTTATTTTAAGATTTCATTATAAGAGCGGGATTTTCCCGGAACACTTTCACGCGTTCGATCGGCAACTTCTTTATTTTTTCGAGTTGTTACCGAACAATCGATATGGCGAAATTATATCCTAGTTTAAAATTTCAAGCAAGCATATTTTCGAAATTTTTAGTAATCTTTAGCAAATCTTTAACGAAAATTTCGTCAATTTAACCTCTGCTTAGCCGCAACATTTTCGAAATTCCAACAATTCCCCGCAGATTTTTGCTGGTTCTATGCTCGGCCGGTGGGCAGCATAAATAAAAAGAGATAACACCGAATGCCATCTCTTTTTTTATCAATACAAAATAAAAAAGGCGACAGCAACAAATGCTATCCACCCTCTATAGCTCAATTCTCAAATAAGCAATTCTTATCCGTCCGATATTGGAACTGTATCTATCTAACAGACTTAGAACAACTCACCTCGCAGCAAAAGCTTTCGCAATTGCAACTTTGACCGAAAATCTATATTCCATTAGAGCTATTATAAACCATACTAAAGAAAATGAAAATAGGGAATTCAAAAAACAAATGAATTATTCGTTTGGTACCGTTAATTCTTCCCTGGTTTCGTTTGATCCCATACCGCATTGACCAATATCCCTATCACGAGAATATATCCAAGGATATAAAACCAGAACAGCAATGCCACAATAGCAGCTAAGCTTCCGTACAGCAAATCGTAGTTGGCAAACACGGAAGCATAATAGGAATAAATCCACGATGCAAGCAGCATTCCGCTGGATGCTACGATGCTTCCAGGCAATATCTTTCTAAACTTTATCCGCTCTGATGGCAGAACATAGTAGTTGTAGCTGATCATCAGGAAGTAAAGGGCAAGGGCAACAGGCCATCTCAGAACAAACCAAATGTTATCAAAGACAAATTGTAAATGCAGGAACTGATTCACATATGCAGTGAATACATGAATAATAATTTCACCGTAAACGAGGATCAGTAAGCCAAAGGCTAACGTGAATATTGTAATCAGAATCGTCTTTACAGCTCTCAGCCGCTCCCGGATGAAGCCTCTTCCTCCGGATGGATGGCCTGTGAAGGAATAATTTGAAATTCGCATCAGAGAATATGATGCTTTTGAAGCCGCCCACAATGCGAATACAATAAAAGCTGCACTGATTGCCCCCGACGGGTTATAAGTCAGATAATCCGACAAACTGGCTGAGATTTCCGGTGATACATATTGTGCTAA
This genomic window from Clostridiales bacterium contains:
- a CDS encoding V-type ATP synthase subunit K yields the protein MNLLALMGTAVAFIGAALAVGLPCSGSAKGVGTVGRAGAGVLSVDPSKFSRVLILQILPGTQGLYGLVVWFLALMKLGFFDGNLVSFTLREGVAFFGACMPVAIGGFIFGIVQGRLGAGGLSLMTKRPNELSKSIILAIMVEFYAILALLSTFLMLNNF
- a CDS encoding V-type ATP synthase subunit A, which codes for MSKGRIVKVSGPLVVATGLADASMADVVRVGEQRLIGEILNMTGDSAFIQVYEETSGLGPGAVVETTGAPLAVELGPGMIGTIYDGIQRPLEEIMKLTGPTITRGVEVPSLSRESKWEFSATAKEGDQLIGGDVIGTVQEGPVVLHKIMIPPGISGTLISIKSGLFTVNDTVAVLKTADGSEKELTMMQKWPVRIGRPYQEKFPPTQPLSSGQRIIDTLFPIAKGGTAAVPGPFGSGKTVVQHQLAKWSDVDVVIYIGCGERGNEMTDVLREFPELTDPRTGESLMKRTVMIANTSDMPVAAREASIYTGITIAEYFRDMGYAVAVIADSTSRWAEALREMSGRLEEMPGEEGYPAYLSSRLAQFYERAGTVACMGREGRKGSLTAIGAVSPPGGDISEPVSQGTMRIVKVFWGLDASLAYRRHFPAVNWLTSYSLYLDTLKPWYDENLGKDYFLNREKALRILQEEATLNEIVQLVGKDSLSYEDQLTLETAKMIREDFLQQNAFVDIDSYSSYDRQAKLMHLILQYDSLARAVLDQCVDLQELFAISAREKIGRAKGVPEGDYVRVYREIEELMQQEIDRIAAKGGKEND
- a CDS encoding V-type ATP synthase subunit K, with translation MELIGFGGTAIAMLGAALAVGLCCAGSAKGVGSVGEVGAGVLTEDPGKFSQVLILQILPGTQGLYGLVTWFFALMKLDFFSGGLRALEIQGGIMFFAACMPMAIGGLLSAIAQGKCAAAGAALCSKRPEELSKGIIMAIMVEFYAILCLLASFLMLNSL
- a CDS encoding V-type ATP synthase subunit D, which codes for MATSSTTTNMTRMELTRLKNRLKTARRGHKLLKDKRDELMKQFLDIVRLNKELRTRVEESLMTAHASFTVASALMSPNMMEQALLYPKQSVTLDVSYCNIMSVNVPIYEFKTRSDDPGEIYPYGFAMTSGELDTAVAALSHVFQDMLKLAEVEKTTQLLAEEIEKTRRRVSALEYVMIPNMTEKIRYISMKLEENERGNITRLMKVKDMILKEAHGYQE
- a CDS encoding V-type ATPase subunit, with product MTKFDETEYLFLTTRVRSLENNMVNRERMEMMLESGRTEEIVRILQECGYGEFSANSMESLEQSLAAERQKTFGEIAFFIPDQPQILDVFRIKDDYHNVKVLLKSIVQGIDGTDLLSGSGRVPLGVIQKGVQQNELFGLPSILRDAITEAREVLSATKDPQMADTLLDRYYYADLFDAAEKAKSIFLFGYVRILIDAANLRSVVRTVRMGKGAEFLRTKLFAGGNMDGNRIVETVVSGASIEDFYSTSLLKEAAASGVRALQGGPLTLFEKLCDDAVSQYLSTARFVPFGEQPVISYLAAKETEYTAVRIIMTGLMAGLNRDIIRERLREIYV
- a CDS encoding YihY/virulence factor BrkB family protein; translation: MSGRRLLNMTLMIIKRITDPYYQGVAAELAFFFLLSLVPAAIILGEMLGVFSISMNAIKDLLAQYVSPEISASLSDYLTYNPSGAISAAFIVFALWAASKASYSLMRISNYSFTGHPSGGRGFIRERLRAVKTILITIFTLAFGLLILVYGEIIIHVFTAYVNQFLHLQFVFDNIWFVLRWPVALALYFLMISYNYYVLPSERIKFRKILPGSIVASSGMLLASWIYSYYASVFANYDLLYGSLAAIVALLFWFYILGYILVIGILVNAVWDQTKPGKN
- a CDS encoding V-type ATP synthase subunit I, which gives rise to MAIVKMKRLHLLSLASDKEQMMKLLQRAGCVEITELDAELADPEWSSLVKRERAAVSNAKSKAAGVNTALDTLKKYAPEKSGLFILRKEIREDTFCDADYRTSTLESAAVINDCSRQISQVSSQKNRLGSQRIGLLPWSSLDVDLSLRETESTRIVFGVCPAAVSLEEIQATIGKNGLSAACFHASSDKEQHYLLLVYHKEEEAAVTETLRTFSFNPTALKDIEGSAASNIKMIDTEIAELDRKKEELEAKITSYSCFRSDLQVCSDQMVQELAIEEARSRLVTTGTLVYLKGWVPAPDVHMLEAELHNFECAMEILEPGEEDIPPTELRNKKLIQSMDMVTEMYSLPGYGGIDPNPLIFPFFTIFYGMMFGDVAYGIILIILSQIVIRKFKPKGVLGNILQLATICGASAAVWGFLSGSIFGDAVSVVAEQFLGFEDFVLYVPVLDPLTDPLKILYLSVIMGAVQLFVGMCIHIYMCFRDGHPLDALFDVGSWWLLFAGIAVFVIKGTPFVLFTGIAALILTQGRAKKGIPAKLLGGIASLYNITSWLGDILSYTRLMALMLATTVIASVVNILGSLPGNIFAFLVIFVFGHTFNMGINVIGTYVHTARLQYLEYFSKFYVSGGRPFKPLKYHTKYVDIVSEDGEVKG
- a CDS encoding V-type ATP synthase subunit F; this translates as MYNVAVLGDRDSVLGFKALGLEVFFADTKDQAAVQIHALAKKKYAVIYITETLAAQIPQDIAQYKDEVMPAIILIPGKQGSLGISMENLKRSVERAVGVDIFKD
- a CDS encoding V-type ATP synthase subunit B; this translates as MIKEYRTIHEISGPLMVVRKVQDVTYDELGEIELPDGQLRRCKVLEVHEDKAVVQLFESSAGINLAQSKVRFLGHSLELGVSGDMLGRVFSGMGVPIDGGPEILADEYRDINGLPMNPAARDYPSEFIQTGISTIDGLNTLVRGQKLPIFSGSGLPHADLAAQIARQAKVLGTSSNFAVVFAAIGITFEEANFFVQEFRRTGALDRTVLFTNLANDPAVERISTPRMALTAAEYLAFDKGMHVLVILTDITNYAEALREVSAARKEVPGRRGYPGYLYTDLATMYERAGRRLGYEGSITMIPILTMPEDDKTHPIPDLTGYITEGQIILSRELFRKGIRPPVDVLPSLSRLKDKGIGKGKTREDHSGTMNQLFAAYATGKEMKELMTILGEAALCETDLLFAKFADEFERRYVAQGSDENRSIEETLDLGWELLSMLPTSELKRINTDLIEKYLPKKKD